From the Serratia nematodiphila DZ0503SBS1 genome, one window contains:
- a CDS encoding M16 family metallopeptidase, translating into MQGTRIHLIVGGLLLAAASSSVQAEALQPDPAWQQGALANGFSWQILDTPQRPSDRVELRLIVNTGSLVESSQQTGFAHLLPRLALARSESFTAPQLRALWQQSVDNERPLPPAIISYDFTMYNLSLPNNRPDLLKEALAWLADTTGKLAIDEHTVHAVMNSSINPVGTFPPNTQDAWWRYRLKGSTLLAHDPAQPAKRPVNLEQLKKFYQQWYTPDAMTLFVVGKVDSRSLGEQINKAFSPLQGKRETPAPMPTLTPLPQQPVSLISEQVKQDTLSIMWDSPWHPIRDSQSLLRYWRGDLAREALFWHLQQTLEKSDQKSLHLGFDCRVQYQRGQCAIHLDTPNNNLNGSLGFIARELANVRDNGLSKEEFDALLAQKNDQLSKLFATYARTDTDVLMSQRLRSQQSGVVDIAPELYQKLRQEFLASLTLETLNQALKLQLSQEATLVLMQPKGEPEMSMKQLQETYDGIMMPAPAVVTEEAKPADTAVAAPTTDAGAQ; encoded by the coding sequence ATGCAGGGCACCAGAATTCATCTTATAGTTGGTGGGCTGCTACTGGCGGCAGCCAGTAGCAGCGTGCAGGCTGAAGCACTACAACCCGATCCTGCCTGGCAGCAGGGGGCGCTGGCCAACGGGTTTTCATGGCAGATTCTCGATACGCCGCAGCGGCCAAGCGACCGCGTGGAACTGCGGCTGATCGTCAATACCGGCTCTCTGGTGGAGTCTTCGCAGCAGACCGGTTTCGCCCATCTGCTGCCGCGGCTGGCGTTGGCGCGCAGCGAAAGCTTTACCGCGCCGCAGCTGCGCGCCCTGTGGCAACAGAGCGTGGATAACGAGCGGCCGCTGCCGCCGGCGATCATCTCGTATGATTTCACCATGTATAACCTCAGCCTGCCGAACAACCGGCCCGACCTGCTGAAAGAAGCGCTGGCCTGGCTGGCGGACACCACCGGCAAACTGGCGATCGACGAGCATACGGTGCACGCGGTGATGAATTCCAGCATCAATCCGGTCGGCACTTTCCCGCCCAATACCCAAGATGCCTGGTGGCGTTACCGCCTGAAAGGCTCGACGTTGCTGGCGCACGATCCGGCGCAGCCGGCGAAACGGCCGGTCAATCTCGAGCAGCTGAAGAAATTCTATCAACAGTGGTATACCCCGGACGCCATGACGCTGTTCGTGGTCGGCAAGGTCGACAGCCGCAGCCTGGGCGAGCAGATCAACAAGGCGTTCTCGCCGCTGCAGGGCAAACGTGAAACCCCGGCCCCGATGCCGACCCTGACGCCGCTGCCGCAGCAGCCGGTGAGCTTGATCAGCGAGCAGGTGAAACAGGATACGCTGTCGATCATGTGGGATTCGCCGTGGCACCCGATTCGCGATTCGCAGAGCCTGCTCCGTTACTGGCGTGGCGATCTCGCCCGCGAGGCGCTGTTCTGGCATCTTCAGCAGACGCTGGAAAAAAGCGACCAGAAGAGCCTGCATCTGGGCTTTGACTGCCGCGTGCAGTACCAGCGGGGGCAGTGCGCCATCCATCTGGATACGCCGAACAACAATCTGAACGGCAGCCTGGGCTTTATCGCCCGCGAGCTGGCCAACGTGCGTGATAACGGTCTGTCGAAAGAGGAATTCGATGCGCTGCTGGCGCAGAAAAACGATCAGCTGAGCAAGCTGTTCGCCACCTACGCCCGCACCGACACCGATGTGCTGATGAGCCAGCGCCTGCGTTCGCAGCAGAGCGGGGTGGTGGATATCGCGCCGGAGCTGTATCAGAAATTGCGCCAGGAATTCCTGGCCAGCCTGACGCTGGAGACGCTGAATCAGGCGCTGAAGCTGCAGCTGTCTCAGGAGGCGACGCTGGTGCTGATGCAGCCGAAGGGCGAGCCGGAAATGAGCATGAAGCAGCTGCAGGAAACCTATGACGGCATCATGATGCCGGCGCCGGCGGTGGTGACGGAAGAAGCCAAACCGGCCGACACCGCGGTGGCTGCGCCGACGACGGACGCCGGCGCGCAGTAA
- the ppiC gene encoding peptidylprolyl isomerase PpiC translates to MAKTACALHILVDNEKLANELLAKLKRGVSFDTLARKYSSCPSKRNGGSLGEFNKGAMVPAFDKAVFSIPLLKPYGPVKTQFGYHIIKVLYRN, encoded by the coding sequence ATGGCAAAAACGGCGTGCGCCCTGCACATTCTGGTAGACAATGAAAAGCTGGCCAACGAGCTGCTGGCCAAGCTGAAGCGCGGCGTCAGCTTCGACACGCTGGCACGCAAATATTCGAGCTGCCCGTCAAAACGCAACGGCGGCTCGCTGGGCGAATTCAACAAGGGCGCGATGGTGCCGGCGTTCGATAAAGCGGTGTTCAGCATACCGCTGCTCAAACCTTACGGCCCGGTCAAAACCCAGTTCGGTTACCACATCATCAAGGTGCTGTACCGCAACTAG